CAGACGCTTAGAACCATAGCCATAATTGCTCCACTTGTCCCTTGTACGGAGAAGAAAGTATAATCGGCACCAAATGCTTGTGCAGCTAAATCTTGTGCTTGTTTAATCATTCCTTGTGGATGGTGCAAGTCATCTAATGGTTCGATATTTATTAAGTCGATTGATAGTGCATTTTCTCCTATAAAGGATCGAAAAGTTGGATCCATTCCTACTCCCTTTTTATGACCTGGTATGTGAAATGGAATAGGATTATTTTCAGCATGTTTTTTTAATCCTGTAAATAAAGGTGTTTCATGTTGTGCTTGCATAAAGGCTACCTCTCTTTGTAAAATATAAATGATAGTGATAGAAAACAAATGAATTATAGCAAATTAAAATGTGAATTACTAGTTAGCGATTCACTATGCATAGAAGAAAGGACGGTTATAATATGTCATATAGTTATCCAATAGATCCATCATGGAGTACAACAGATGTAATCGATGTCGTAAACTTTATATCAATTGTTGAGAAAGCACATGAAGATGGTGTTAAACGTGAGGACATTATGTTAGCTTATACAAAGTTTAAACAAATAGTTCCATCTATGAGCGAAGAAAAACAAATTGATAAAAAATTTGAAAAGGATACAGGTTACTCAATTTATCGTGCAATCAAGCAAGCTAAATCCGCAAAAAAAGGTGAACGCGTTAAAATGTAAATAAAATTACTGTTTTTGTATAGCCTAGGTTATACAAAAACAGTAATAACATGTAGACCTTAAATCGTGTCTAAACTGGAGCGATAAAAAGGTATTAATGTATCAATTGTTTCTTTTATATGGTCGATTAGTTCCTTGCCATTCATATCAATAGCTTCTGTAGGGGAAATATGACGGCCAACTAAAAACTCAGCTTTTTTTACATCACGAAACCGTTCTAGATTGGTTTCAGTTAATTCCTTGATCGAAAAAGCATCCTTTTTCATATGATCAAGTGAGACAACGAAATCCTTAGGGAGCTCTTGTAATTCATCCAATTGTTTTATAAACTGTTTTGCTATCTTTTCTTTATATGGTAGTTCATAAATGAACGCGAGCCATATGAAAATATGGTCATCAAACAAGCCAACTTGAAAATGAGGGAGCATTTTATAACCGCGTTTACTATGTGCAACAGCTAGCCATGTATCATTTGGTGGGTTAACAGAACGACGTGCATGTCTTGCAATATGTAAGAACATTTCGTTCCCTAACGTAGCAGATAAATGTGTAGCTAATTCTGTTCCTATAATTTCGAATTTTGGTTGAATCCGTTGTTGGATGGCCTCCATTCTATTTTCTAAACCATCAATTTGGAATGTGTCAAAGTCTTTTTGTTCAAATCCATTAAACGTCATAGTTATTCACCTTTCTACTTCTTTAATAGCTTCTATTTTACCATAAACCAACATGATCTTGCATTATTTACGTTGGAAAGATGCATACATATCAATTTTCTGCTACTATAAACGAAAAGCAACTCTTGAAATGGAGGCTAAAAATATGGATATTACGAATAGAGATCAAATATATCAGTT
The nucleotide sequence above comes from Paraliobacillus zengyii. Encoded proteins:
- a CDS encoding UPF0223 family protein; the protein is MSYSYPIDPSWSTTDVIDVVNFISIVEKAHEDGVKREDIMLAYTKFKQIVPSMSEEKQIDKKFEKDTGYSIYRAIKQAKSAKKGERVKM
- a CDS encoding YktB family protein; amino-acid sequence: MTFNGFEQKDFDTFQIDGLENRMEAIQQRIQPKFEIIGTELATHLSATLGNEMFLHIARHARRSVNPPNDTWLAVAHSKRGYKMLPHFQVGLFDDHIFIWLAFIYELPYKEKIAKQFIKQLDELQELPKDFVVSLDHMKKDAFSIKELTETNLERFRDVKKAEFLVGRHISPTEAIDMNGKELIDHIKETIDTLIPFYRSSLDTI